The Chitinophaga niabensis genomic interval AACCCTAACGACCGGGAGAAAGCATCTTTCCTGAAAGAAAACATCCTGCCCATTGAAAAAAGCGGGCAGCTGCAATTCATAGAACAACACGACGGGGTTTCTTTTACAGACCACATCCGGGTACGTTTTGCCTATGGGCATACAGATGCCATGATGCTGCCGGAGATCCGTTACAACGGTCATACTATCATCTATATGGCAGACCTGCTGCCTTCCGCCGCGCATATTCCATTACCTTATGTAATGGCGTATGATATGTTTCCGCTGACCACATTGGAAGAGAAAAAACGTTTTCTCACGGAAGCCAACGAAAGGCAATATGTTCTCTATTTTGAGCACGATCCTGCTAATGAATGTGGTATCTTACAGTCCACCGAAAAAGGTATCCGGCTGAAAGAATCGTTTCCGTTAAGTGCCCTCTAATACTAAAAATCTTAAGTTATGTATAAATACATTTTGCCCGTTGCCGTATTGATAAGCCTGGCTGCCTGCCAGGGTAGCAACAAAGGCCCAGCACAGGACGAAGCTGTTATTAAAGATTCCCTGGCAGTA includes:
- a CDS encoding MBL fold metallo-hydrolase translates to MKLHTINTGLFKLDGGAMFGVVPKTLWQKLNPPDENNMCTWAMRCLLVEDGNRLVLIDNGIGNKQDDKFFSHYYLHGDDTLDKSLAAAGYHRNDITDVFLTHLHFDHCGGSIEREGDHLVPAFKNAHYWSNAAHWKWAVNPNDREKASFLKENILPIEKSGQLQFIEQHDGVSFTDHIRVRFAYGHTDAMMLPEIRYNGHTIIYMADLLPSAAHIPLPYVMAYDMFPLTTLEEKKRFLTEANERQYVLYFEHDPANECGILQSTEKGIRLKESFPLSAL